A window of the Actinomycetes bacterium genome harbors these coding sequences:
- a CDS encoding TPM domain-containing protein, giving the protein MKKRKRLFYLTLLIVVSMVLTTPGLILAQDIDIPGYTGYVNDFAGVLDPEVVSRLESLLSKTESETTAEIAVVTVENLQGWVIEDYAIELFEQWGIGKKDKDNGVLLLVAIEERELRLEIGYGLEGAITDVESKRIIDNIIVPRFKQGDYSRGVYEGAEAVASYIYQEAGVETDLPLQSRENSGSFPSYWLICCLPVFFIFAIIIFLVNLIRKRCPQCRGFFRLKTKQTVLKDATFTQEGQKKVERWCKVCDFKDEKLVKIPKKSRSSSTWMGGSGGSSGGSGGFGGFGGGSSGGGGASGKW; this is encoded by the coding sequence ATGAAAAAAAGAAAAAGACTATTTTATTTAACCCTTTTGATAGTGGTGTCTATGGTTTTGACTACCCCTGGTTTGATTTTAGCCCAGGATATTGACATCCCTGGATATACCGGTTATGTGAATGATTTTGCCGGGGTATTGGATCCGGAAGTTGTTTCCCGCCTGGAAAGCCTGTTAAGTAAAACAGAGTCTGAAACTACGGCTGAGATTGCAGTGGTAACCGTGGAAAACCTTCAGGGCTGGGTGATAGAGGATTATGCCATAGAGCTTTTTGAGCAATGGGGTATAGGCAAGAAAGATAAAGATAATGGCGTGCTGCTGCTGGTGGCAATAGAAGAAAGGGAATTGCGCTTGGAGATTGGTTATGGCCTGGAGGGAGCCATAACTGATGTTGAATCCAAGAGGATAATAGATAACATAATAGTTCCCAGATTCAAACAGGGAGATTACAGCAGAGGAGTCTATGAAGGAGCGGAAGCGGTAGCTTCATACATATATCAGGAAGCAGGAGTGGAAACTGATTTACCGCTTCAGTCCCGCGAAAACAGCGGGTCTTTTCCTTCTTATTGGCTGATTTGCTGTTTACCAGTTTTTTTTATATTTGCCATTATTATTTTTTTAGTTAACCTTATAAGGAAAAGGTGTCCCCAGTGCAGGGGTTTTTTCAGGTTAAAGACAAAACAGACTGTATTGAAGGATGCCACTTTCACCCAGGAAGGTCAGAAAAAAGTGGAGCGCTGGTGTAAGGTTTGTGATTTTAAAGATGAAAAGCTGGTAAAAATTCCTAAAAAGAGCCGGTCCTCTTCCACCTGGATGGGGGGAAGCGGTGGTTCTTCAGGCGGTTCCGGA
- a CDS encoding LemA family protein codes for MSKKLVFGCLFGFIGVIIIIGLIFFGYVVDARNDMAAKEIEVENAWAQVQNVYQRRLDLIPNVVASVEAYMQLEKDIFEEIAEARKSINQAQSPDQLENANESINSLIRDLKVVVEDTPELRASETVSELIVELEGSENRIAQERRRFNEAVKDYNTNIKMFPRNMIAGWFGFMPKDFFEAQEGAEQAPEVNIELD; via the coding sequence TTGAGCAAGAAATTAGTATTTGGTTGTTTATTCGGCTTTATTGGGGTCATTATAATAATTGGCCTTATTTTTTTCGGGTATGTGGTAGATGCCAGAAATGATATGGCGGCTAAGGAGATAGAAGTTGAAAATGCATGGGCCCAGGTACAAAATGTTTACCAGAGAAGACTGGACCTTATTCCCAATGTAGTGGCCAGCGTGGAGGCTTACATGCAGCTGGAAAAAGATATTTTTGAAGAAATTGCCGAAGCCAGAAAAAGCATTAACCAGGCCCAGTCCCCGGACCAGCTTGAAAATGCAAATGAATCCATTAATTCCCTGATAAGAGATTTAAAGGTGGTTGTAGAGGATACTCCGGAACTTAGGGCCAGTGAAACGGTAAGCGAGCTAATAGTAGAGCTTGAGGGAAGTGAAAATCGTATAGCCCAGGAGCGCAGAAGATTTAATGAAGCGGTAAAGGATTATAATACCAATATAAAGATGTTTCCCCGAAACATGATTGCCGGCTGGTTTGGTTTTATGCCCAAGGATTTCTTTGAAGCTCAGGAAGGTGCAGAACAGGCCCCTGAGGTAAATATTGAATTGGATTAG
- a CDS encoding nucleotide exchange factor GrpE, whose amino-acid sequence MTDEKKKKEKLKKDELAGRKSAEAGMETEELVEEIELLQKELDEYKKLEDEYIDRIKRLQADYDNYRKRTLKEHMDHIKRANKDLIEKLLPVIDNFERALEAGKDGKHKNDQFYDGVLMIYNNLMEVLAREGLEVISPEGEEFDPQKCEAAVTESVEGVEEGVILDVLRKGYMLKDYLIRPAVVKVCK is encoded by the coding sequence ATGACAGATGAAAAGAAGAAAAAAGAAAAATTAAAGAAAGATGAACTGGCGGGCCGGAAAAGTGCTGAAGCAGGCATGGAAACCGAGGAGCTGGTAGAAGAAATAGAGCTGCTTCAGAAAGAACTGGATGAATACAAGAAGCTTGAAGACGAGTACATAGACAGGATTAAAAGGCTTCAGGCTGATTACGATAATTACCGCAAGAGGACCCTGAAAGAACATATGGATCATATAAAAAGGGCCAATAAGGATTTGATAGAGAAACTTCTTCCGGTGATAGATAATTTTGAAAGAGCACTGGAAGCAGGAAAGGACGGCAAGCATAAAAATGACCAGTTCTATGATGGTGTACTGATGATATACAATAATTTGATGGAAGTTCTGGCCAGAGAGGGGCTGGAAGTGATAAGTCCTGAAGGTGAGGAGTTTGACCCCCAGAAATGTGAAGCAGCGGTCACCGAGTCAGTGGAAGGAGTAGAAGAGGGGGTAATCCTGGATGTATTAAGAAAAGGTTATATGCTCAAGGATTATCTGATAAGACCGGCAGTGGTCAAAGTTTGTAAATAA
- a CDS encoding histone deacetylase, whose protein sequence is MYIIYDDYLLKHNAGAMHPEKAERLSRIMEELGRWDKISELSIIRPEPVQTETLSLIHKSSYINQIKEYSKKGKPVYLDADTVVSQFTYRCALLAAGSSVKGIDLICGKKPGQSMFFALVRPPGHHAFSSRGSGFCIFNNIAVAAAHAFKRFGLEKIAIIDFDAHHGNATQDIFYQNKNLFYISFHQYPHYPGTGSLEETGAGQGEGYNLNFPLSAGTGQDCYIFSLYEVVVPLMSRFKPDLILVSAGYDSHRLDPLSSLNLEQESYYRIMRVIRDLSYRYCGGKLGIFLEGGYNTDVLGGCVKQTIKGCREEAGERETASHDAGQGCKRIVSKIKNKFGISDD, encoded by the coding sequence ATGTATATAATTTATGATGATTATTTGTTAAAACATAATGCCGGGGCCATGCATCCCGAGAAGGCAGAAAGACTGTCCAGAATTATGGAGGAGTTGGGCCGGTGGGACAAGATTTCTGAGTTAAGCATTATAAGGCCTGAACCGGTACAGACAGAGACCCTGTCTTTAATACATAAGAGTAGTTATATCAATCAGATAAAAGAATACTCAAAAAAAGGGAAACCGGTTTATCTGGATGCGGATACGGTTGTATCCCAGTTCACATACCGATGTGCCCTGCTGGCAGCAGGGTCATCAGTTAAGGGTATTGATTTGATATGTGGGAAAAAACCAGGGCAGTCCATGTTTTTTGCCCTGGTCCGCCCTCCCGGCCATCATGCTTTCAGCTCCCGGGGAAGCGGGTTCTGTATTTTTAACAATATAGCTGTTGCTGCTGCCCATGCCTTCAAACGCTTTGGTCTGGAAAAAATTGCGATTATTGATTTTGATGCCCATCATGGGAATGCTACCCAGGATATTTTTTACCAGAACAAAAATCTGTTCTATATTTCTTTTCACCAGTATCCCCATTATCCGGGCACTGGCAGTTTGGAAGAAACAGGAGCAGGCCAGGGGGAGGGTTATAACCTTAATTTTCCCCTGAGTGCAGGAACCGGGCAGGATTGCTATATTTTTTCCTTATATGAGGTTGTAGTTCCCCTTATGTCCCGGTTTAAGCCGGACCTTATTCTGGTAAGCGCAGGCTATGATTCTCACCGGCTGGACCCCCTGTCGTCCCTGAACCTGGAGCAGGAGTCATACTACAGGATAATGAGGGTAATCAGGGACTTGAGCTATAGATATTGCGGGGGGAAGCTGGGTATATTCCTGGAGGGAGGCTATAATACAGATGTGCTGGGTGGATGTGTTAAACAAACTATAAAGGGCTGCCGGGAAGAGGCAGGGGAGAGGGAAACAGCCAGTCATGATGCCGGTCAAGGGTGCAAAAGAATTGTGAGTAAAATCAAGAATAAATTCGGGATCAGTGATGATTAA
- a CDS encoding peptidoglycan-binding protein codes for MDILKKNHSGEKIVDLQMRLKKLGYDLGDAQIDGFFGLDTENAVKKFQQKRALDSTGAVDGQTWQELVDAGYKIGDRLLYLKHPPFRGDDVRTLQYWLKSLGFYHFKENGIFCPNTHDAVIEFQKNMNLAADGIVGDGTIKHLLKLKRIIEPKKTSNFPFNSRLELRKRQGMVAVAIDYGHDINEQESEQYFKEKIYICKSIANYCKQFLEEKGIRSIITVNDDNQSLFLTDRIHYANKTGSDILVSINLSYSREHSANGCSSYYFKGLRSYSVNGSKIANSIQDMIVQNLGLRDCRVHGSSYSILKETEMTSALVEPGFISNREQRKKLKQSSYQRQLSTNLSQGIINFIKS; via the coding sequence GTGGATATACTAAAAAAAAATCACAGCGGAGAAAAAATAGTAGACCTACAGATGCGCCTGAAAAAATTAGGTTATGACCTGGGTGATGCTCAAATTGACGGATTTTTTGGTCTGGATACTGAAAATGCAGTAAAAAAATTCCAGCAGAAAAGGGCGCTGGATTCAACTGGCGCAGTGGATGGACAAACCTGGCAGGAACTGGTAGATGCTGGCTACAAGATAGGAGACCGGCTCCTGTATTTAAAACACCCACCCTTTAGGGGTGATGATGTAAGGACCCTGCAGTACTGGCTGAAAAGCCTTGGTTTTTACCATTTTAAGGAAAATGGCATATTCTGCCCAAATACCCATGATGCAGTAATAGAGTTTCAGAAAAATATGAATTTAGCAGCAGATGGCATTGTAGGCGACGGTACCATAAAACATTTGCTTAAGCTCAAGAGAATAATAGAACCCAAAAAAACTTCCAACTTTCCTTTTAACAGCAGGCTGGAGTTAAGAAAACGGCAGGGGATGGTGGCAGTAGCAATAGATTATGGACATGATATAAATGAACAGGAAAGTGAACAATATTTTAAAGAGAAAATATATATTTGCAAAAGTATTGCCAATTACTGTAAGCAGTTTCTGGAAGAAAAGGGAATACGCTCAATTATAACTGTAAATGATGACAACCAGAGCCTCTTTTTAACTGACCGTATCCACTATGCCAATAAAACAGGGTCCGACATACTGGTTAGCATCAATTTGAGTTATTCCAGGGAACATTCAGCCAATGGATGCAGCAGTTATTATTTTAAGGGACTGCGCTCTTATTCGGTTAATGGAAGCAAGATAGCAAACAGTATACAGGATATGATTGTTCAAAATTTGGGATTGCGGGACTGCAGGGTGCATGGTTCAAGCTACAGCATACTGAAAGAAACAGAGATGACTTCTGCTCTGGTGGAACCTGGTTTTATCTCCAACCGGGAACAAAGAAAAAAGCTTAAACAGTCCTCCTATCAGAGGCAGCTAAGCACTAATTTATCACAGGGGATCATAAATTTTATCAAAAGTTAG
- a CDS encoding FAD-dependent oxidoreductase: MAEIKKELLIIGAGPAGLGAALYARRADIDFEITEKHMPGGQIVNTEFIENYLGSKKESGFELIQGFVGHCKELDIEVKEYSSIASIEPVKGKNQFKCKVYDSDHTYKVSSIIMATGASPKRLNLKGEKELIGSGISFCATCDGALYRDKVVAVVGGGDTAVEEALFLAKFASTVYIIHRRDELRAVQILQDRAFENKRIKFLWNTVVDKFVGESKLDHIFIKNLEDKKVSRLDVDGLFEYVGYVPNSKLVKDLVELDQDGFIVTDQYMRTSRPGIYAAGDVRNTPLRQVITAVSDGAIAATVMDKHMRGLL, from the coding sequence ATGGCAGAAATTAAAAAAGAATTATTGATAATTGGAGCAGGTCCTGCAGGGCTGGGTGCAGCTTTGTATGCCCGGCGGGCAGATATTGATTTTGAAATAACCGAAAAGCATATGCCTGGGGGCCAGATAGTAAATACTGAATTCATCGAAAATTACCTGGGCTCCAAGAAAGAATCGGGATTTGAGCTTATACAGGGATTTGTAGGTCACTGCAAAGAGCTGGATATAGAGGTAAAGGAGTACAGCTCCATAGCCTCTATAGAACCGGTAAAGGGAAAAAATCAGTTTAAATGCAAGGTTTATGACAGTGACCACACCTATAAGGTATCTTCCATCATCATGGCCACCGGGGCCAGCCCCAAAAGGTTAAACCTGAAAGGAGAGAAAGAGCTTATAGGCAGCGGAATTTCTTTTTGCGCTACCTGTGATGGTGCCCTTTACAGGGATAAAGTAGTGGCAGTAGTAGGCGGAGGAGATACAGCGGTGGAAGAAGCCCTTTTTCTGGCCAAATTTGCCAGTACGGTATACATAATACATCGACGGGATGAGCTTAGGGCGGTTCAAATACTTCAGGACCGGGCTTTTGAAAATAAAAGAATAAAATTCTTATGGAATACAGTTGTAGATAAATTTGTAGGTGAATCAAAACTGGACCATATATTTATTAAGAATTTAGAAGATAAAAAGGTTTCCCGGCTGGACGTTGATGGACTTTTTGAATATGTGGGGTATGTCCCTAATTCCAAACTGGTAAAAGATCTGGTGGAATTAGACCAGGACGGCTTTATAGTAACCGATCAGTATATGAGGACTTCCCGTCCGGGAATATATGCGGCCGGAGATGTTAGAAATACACCGCTGCGGCAGGTAATAACTGCGGTATCCGACGGTGCTATTGCGGCCACAGTTATGGATAAACATATGCGTGGCCTGCTGTAG
- the dhaL gene encoding dihydroxyacetone kinase subunit L produces MATQKETLIGIIQAISNKLIDAEKMLTELDSSVGDADCGIGVKRGFTAVKDSLGQLNSMELGDILKKVGFTLAYTIGGTSGAMLGTGFLEAGKSIADKTEIGSQDLADALEAANIVIKRRGGKTQVGDKTLIDALEPAVESIKSSAARKDAGMVQIIEQAYQAAKQGSDSTIDLIAKKGRASYLGERSKGHRDPGSVVIYLIFEAALEYLKSTGQG; encoded by the coding sequence ATGGCTACACAGAAAGAAACTCTTATAGGGATTATACAGGCCATAAGCAATAAACTGATTGATGCTGAAAAGATGCTCACCGAGCTTGATTCCAGTGTGGGTGATGCCGATTGCGGTATAGGAGTAAAAAGGGGTTTTACTGCAGTTAAAGATTCTCTGGGCCAGCTTAACTCCATGGAATTGGGGGATATTCTTAAAAAGGTAGGTTTTACCCTTGCTTATACCATAGGAGGCACCTCCGGGGCAATGCTGGGCACCGGGTTTCTGGAAGCAGGCAAGAGCATTGCAGATAAAACTGAAATAGGCAGCCAGGATTTAGCTGATGCCCTGGAGGCCGCAAATATAGTTATCAAAAGAAGGGGCGGCAAAACCCAGGTTGGGGATAAAACCCTTATAGATGCTCTTGAGCCCGCGGTAGAAAGCATAAAGTCTTCCGCAGCCAGGAAAGACGCAGGCATGGTGCAAATAATTGAGCAGGCATACCAGGCAGCCAAACAGGGTTCTGACAGCACCATAGATTTAATTGCAAAAAAGGGCCGGGCATCATATCTGGGAGAGCGGAGCAAGGGACACCGTGACCCGGGGTCAGTGGTTATTTATTTAATATTTGAGGCTGCTCTGGAATATTTAAAATCAACAGGACAGGGATAG
- the dhaK gene encoding dihydroxyacetone kinase subunit DhaK, producing MKKIINKPEDVVSEMLQGLADSRPDTIGLIPEKRIVYRKDPYLNKVGIISGSGSGHEPDQAFYVGRGMLDAACAGPVFAAPTLDAIVDASRMVDRGRGVLFLVKNYTGDRANFEMASEMLEFEGGPSTETIIINDDVAVKDSTFTAGRRGVAGAILVYKIVGAKSDEGSNLDDLKNLAMEVNSNLRTMGFALKPCTTPEKGSPTFDLEEDEIEIGVGLHGEPGRKRTSYQRANIIIKTLTDAVLQDLPFTAGDEVALMINGLGGTPIGELYIAANITHKLLRESAIRVHRTYVNNYCTSLDMEGCSVTLLKLNQEYKRLLDLPADIPIGYF from the coding sequence ATGAAAAAGATTATTAACAAGCCGGAAGATGTAGTAAGTGAAATGCTGCAGGGCTTGGCAGACAGCAGGCCGGACACCATTGGCTTAATTCCAGAAAAAAGAATTGTTTACAGAAAAGATCCCTATCTTAACAAAGTAGGTATTATTTCCGGTTCAGGAAGTGGGCATGAGCCCGACCAGGCCTTTTATGTGGGCCGGGGAATGCTTGATGCCGCCTGTGCCGGGCCGGTGTTTGCAGCCCCTACCCTGGATGCTATTGTAGATGCATCAAGAATGGTAGACAGGGGCCGAGGTGTATTGTTTTTAGTCAAAAACTATACCGGGGATAGGGCCAATTTTGAGATGGCCAGTGAAATGCTGGAATTTGAAGGAGGCCCCTCCACAGAAACAATTATTATCAACGACGATGTAGCAGTAAAGGACAGTACTTTTACCGCTGGGCGGCGGGGCGTCGCCGGAGCAATACTGGTTTATAAAATTGTGGGCGCAAAATCTGATGAAGGCTCAAATCTGGATGATTTAAAGAACCTGGCCATGGAGGTAAATAGTAATTTAAGGACCATGGGATTTGCCCTGAAACCATGCACCACCCCTGAAAAGGGCTCCCCTACTTTTGATCTGGAAGAAGACGAAATAGAAATTGGCGTTGGCCTGCACGGAGAGCCGGGAAGAAAGAGGACCTCTTACCAGAGGGCCAATATTATAATTAAGACTTTAACTGATGCGGTACTGCAGGATCTACCTTTTACCGCTGGCGATGAAGTAGCCCTTATGATTAATGGGCTGGGGGGAACCCCCATTGGAGAATTGTATATAGCAGCAAATATAACTCATAAGCTGCTGAGGGAAAGTGCTATCCGGGTACACCGTACTTATGTAAACAACTATTGTACTTCACTGGATATGGAGGGATGTTCGGTAACCCTGTTAAAGCTGAATCAGGAATATAAAAGGCTACTTGATCTACCGGCAGATATACCCATAGGTTACTTTTAA
- a CDS encoding iron-containing alcohol dehydrogenase encodes MSGKNMDQRLEESARILKDYRKDNYCFGQDCSQATGNYCLEFGQNPLLMISKRKWAGNIRKEINDILDKSHINSPVTIDTPPVNNPVSSVMATAEAISQARPDLLLAVGGGSAIDCIKAANAAASLGEENLESFLGIGKVSEALKKTQKKLYPMVAVQTIAGSGSHLSKNSVINYPRKGQKKIITDMALVPDRAVFDYSVTTTMDRNLTLDGALDGFSHCLEVYYGSGDSGLTEQVCLNCISLIVDYLPLLLKDLDNIKYRHAIGLATDLGGYALMLGGTSGPHLNSFSMVELTSHGRACAILNPYYTVFFSPAIEDKLRKLIPVFERYMDHQPANDFRSLGEAAGRSMLSFYRAIGFPTTLAQLDGYDSRILPKVLENAKNPQLSMKLKSMPVALNLETVDEYMGLILKAAESGNLGLIKNLDRK; translated from the coding sequence ATGTCAGGAAAAAATATGGACCAGAGATTAGAGGAATCTGCCCGGATCCTTAAGGATTATAGAAAAGATAATTATTGCTTTGGACAGGACTGCAGTCAGGCTACAGGCAATTATTGCCTGGAATTCGGACAGAATCCTTTGTTGATGATATCTAAAAGAAAATGGGCTGGTAATATAAGAAAAGAAATAAATGACATTCTGGATAAGAGTCATATAAATAGCCCGGTTACTATTGATACACCCCCTGTGAATAATCCGGTGAGCTCAGTTATGGCTACAGCCGAGGCTATAAGCCAGGCTAGACCGGACCTGCTGCTGGCAGTAGGGGGAGGGTCTGCCATAGACTGTATTAAAGCTGCCAATGCTGCGGCCAGCTTAGGTGAAGAAAACCTGGAGTCTTTTTTGGGAATAGGCAAGGTATCTGAAGCCTTGAAGAAAACGCAAAAGAAATTGTATCCAATGGTCGCGGTCCAGACTATAGCCGGTTCAGGCTCACATTTGAGTAAGAATTCAGTAATAAATTATCCCCGGAAAGGGCAGAAAAAAATCATTACCGATATGGCATTGGTTCCAGACAGGGCAGTTTTTGATTATTCAGTTACCACCACCATGGACCGTAATCTTACTCTCGATGGGGCCCTGGATGGGTTTTCTCATTGCCTCGAAGTATATTACGGATCCGGGGACAGTGGTCTCACCGAGCAGGTGTGTCTTAACTGTATATCCTTAATAGTTGATTATCTGCCGCTGCTTCTTAAGGATTTGGATAATATAAAATACCGCCATGCTATAGGATTAGCTACCGATCTGGGGGGATATGCCTTAATGCTGGGTGGAACCAGCGGGCCGCATCTTAACAGCTTTTCCATGGTAGAGCTGACCAGCCATGGACGGGCCTGTGCCATACTGAATCCCTACTATACTGTTTTTTTCTCTCCTGCCATAGAAGATAAATTAAGGAAACTGATTCCTGTGTTTGAGCGGTATATGGATCATCAACCTGCAAATGATTTTCGCAGCCTGGGAGAAGCAGCAGGCAGGTCCATGCTTTCCTTTTACCGGGCTATTGGCTTTCCCACTACTCTAGCCCAGCTGGATGGCTATGATAGCCGCATACTGCCTAAAGTACTGGAAAATGCAAAAAACCCGCAGCTATCCATGAAGCTAAAAAGCATGCCTGTTGCTTTGAATTTAGAGACTGTAGATGAATATATGGGACTAATATTAAAAGCGGCAGAAAGCGGTAATCTGGGATTGATAAAAAACCTGGACCGCAAATAG
- a CDS encoding M56 family metallopeptidase codes for MDIITRYAVPAIYASFTGLAVGLAVLTIFRIRDPNIRIFYLFLPLLRPYFILTENVYMGNSVSGTAVIWGGLRIPDPHNIFDNFNFSRLVFSSTNYYLLFLAVVTIGLIIVYRWVYLYVFYKRLASDEKVGSKDLPSIFSIIDTYRDKLGIKQPEVSLTHKPYYSPFVIGIKKPSLVIAPQLIECLNPAETEVVIAHELSHIKRHDSLIRWAALILRDMMFFSPFAHLSYGMIKMEQEKGSDQLVLKHSGKEGKTLAMDILTSIRKMKELISSQNKRVSNHLCPFSPQSALNLSKLRHRIDSLIKTDLNQLQASVAVKVIMAIIWVLILLLQFMIVINTGNYTVILR; via the coding sequence TTGGACATAATTACAAGATATGCAGTACCTGCAATTTATGCCAGTTTCACAGGACTGGCAGTAGGATTGGCAGTTTTAACTATTTTCAGGATAAGGGATCCCAATATAAGGATATTTTATCTTTTTCTTCCCTTGCTGCGGCCTTATTTTATTTTAACTGAAAATGTTTATATGGGTAATTCCGTATCTGGTACAGCGGTTATATGGGGAGGATTAAGGATTCCAGATCCCCATAATATTTTTGATAACTTTAATTTCAGCAGGCTGGTATTTTCCAGTACGAACTATTATCTGCTGTTTTTAGCTGTAGTAACCATAGGTTTAATAATTGTATACCGGTGGGTTTACCTTTACGTCTTTTATAAAAGGCTTGCCAGCGATGAAAAGGTTGGAAGCAAGGATCTTCCTTCTATCTTTTCCATTATAGATACATACCGGGATAAACTTGGCATAAAACAGCCTGAAGTCAGCCTTACCCACAAACCCTATTACAGTCCATTTGTCATTGGAATAAAAAAACCTTCACTGGTAATAGCACCACAATTAATAGAATGCCTCAACCCTGCTGAGACCGAGGTGGTGATTGCCCATGAGCTATCACATATAAAAAGACATGACAGCCTTATAAGGTGGGCAGCATTAATACTGAGAGATATGATGTTTTTCAGCCCATTTGCCCATTTATCCTATGGTATGATAAAAATGGAGCAGGAGAAGGGAAGCGACCAGCTGGTGTTAAAACATTCGGGCAAAGAAGGTAAAACATTAGCCATGGATATACTAACCTCTATAAGGAAGATGAAGGAATTAATATCCTCTCAAAATAAAAGGGTTTCTAATCATTTATGTCCTTTTTCTCCCCAGTCAGCTTTAAATTTAAGTAAGCTGAGGCACCGTATAGATTCTTTAATAAAAACGGATTTAAATCAGCTTCAGGCCAGTGTGGCGGTAAAAGTCATAATGGCTATAATCTGGGTATTGATACTGTTATTACAGTTTATGATAGTTATAAATACAGGAAATTATACCGTAATCCTGAGATAA
- a CDS encoding BlaI/MecI/CopY family transcriptional regulator, whose product MAKRKETKRKHKKIGIDKLNSISALEIEIMKIVWEQEKVTVRKVHETMLKKEIEENKDEFTPYTTVMSTMTALAYKGLLKQDKSEKTYIYSANVDKKDLSKSLIKSVADNLLEDNAKQFVSNFISDNQNISKQGIDKLIKEIDKY is encoded by the coding sequence ATGGCCAAGAGAAAAGAGACCAAAAGAAAGCATAAGAAGATTGGGATAGATAAATTAAACAGCATTAGCGCATTGGAAATAGAGATTATGAAAATAGTATGGGAACAGGAAAAGGTTACAGTAAGAAAAGTTCATGAGACTATGCTAAAAAAAGAAATAGAAGAAAATAAAGATGAATTTACGCCCTATACTACAGTAATGTCAACCATGACTGCATTGGCGTATAAGGGTCTGCTAAAGCAGGACAAAAGCGAAAAAACTTATATTTATTCCGCTAATGTAGATAAAAAAGATCTTTCCAAAAGCTTAATAAAATCAGTTGCTGATAATCTTCTTGAAGATAATGCTAAACAGTTTGTTTCTAATTTCATAAGTGACAATCAAAATATTTCAAAACAGGGCATAGACAAACTGATAAAGGAAATAGATAAGTACTAA